The following DNA comes from Clupea harengus chromosome 9, Ch_v2.0.2, whole genome shotgun sequence.
ccttaaaaaaaaaattgcagcgcgcaaacatgccactccccttggggctaagccccccctttctttgaatcctagaaacgcccctgttGATAGCATTATCCTGTAGGAGGCCTCTGTTATGCAAAACTCCAACATATGCTTTAACTCTCAAGAGTACTGCAGTATGCAGCTTACATTGGCCAGGTTTTTGACGAAAGGGACTTAATACTGACTTGAATATTTGGCTGTTTAGCTGGGCTTTTAAACTGATGAGGTGCAGAAACGTACTTACAATTATTTCATGCCAACATTCCCAAACACTGGGTAATTTCTTGATGGTATTTCTAACCTATTATTTTTATACACgtttatacaaatatacagaATTGCAGTTTTGTTGTAGGTGAGTACACTTTTATTCTATCATACCACGAACCTTATATATGACCTATATGTGTTTTAATTTCTTAAGACTTACATGAGTAACACTTTGTTCACTAACAGTGGTATTGGAGCAACTGCTATTAAACTGTTCTATCAGTTGGTATGCAGAGCTTGTTGAATGTAATCTTAATGGTATGGCATATGTAAGAAAATCAGTATGCCCCCTAAAATATGGAGTAGCTTGTTTATATCATTATTGCATGTCATAAACCTTGAAATGTAACTAGCATATTTTTTATAAAGTATGGATTTATACATTAAAAGCCTTTATTGcctttgtatttgcatacaacaaaaTACAGTGCTGTTTATGCATGCATTAATTTTTCATATTAAAACAATGGCTAGCAGGCTTAcaagatactgtgtgtgtgtgtgtgtgtgtgtgtgtgtgtgtgtgtgtgtgtgtgtgtgtgtgtgtgttttctgatacATTTGTGACCTTGCCTGAAACACATATTTTGTAATAATTTATCTTCCTTTTTTCAGAAACCCCTGAAAAGGATAGTCAAATGGAAAATGAAACAACACCGTCATACTTTTTCTTCACCTTATTTAAGGGTTATGAAAATGTAAGAATAATTTATTTTCTGTTAACAGTGATAGTGTATCTTCTCATCATCCTTTTCAATCTAAGCATCATACTGGTTGTATTCAAGGACAAGTCCCTTCATGAACCCATGTACCTTTTAATTTCTTGTCTCTTACTAAACTCTCTGTATGGCAGTTCTGCACTTTTTCCAAGACTCTCTGTTGATCTTCTGTCAAAGACTCATGCCATATCCCGTCCTGCATGTTTCACACAGATATTTGTTATTTACACCTATGCAATATCTGAATACACTGTATTAACCATGATGGCATATGACAGATATGTAGCCATATGTCAACCACTGCAATATCATAACATAATGACACAAAGGAGAACATATCAGCTTATTTTGTGTGCCTTTTCCTGGTCAATCTTTTGGATGACTcttgtcatttatttttctatcaGGCTACCACTCTGTGGCAGTCAGATACCAAGAGTATACTGTTCAAATTGGTCTGTAGTAAGACTTTCTTGTGTGACAACAGCAGCTAATAATGTTTTGGGGCTTTTTGTTACCGTAACTACAATCTTTCTGCCTGCAGGTTTCATATTGTTCACATACATTAGGATTCTTATTGTCTGCCATAAAAGCACCTCAGAATTTAGAGGTAAAGCACTGCAAACCTGCTTGCCTCATATTGTAAATTTTGTAACCTACTCATTGGCGACATTTTCTGATATTGCACTCAGTCGTTATGAACCTGGTCAAATTGGAAATGCTATAGTTTTGATAATTTCCCTGGAATTTATTCTGATTCCTCCATTACTAAATCCACTGATATATGGCCTAAATTTACCAGATATACGAAAGAAAATTCTCAGTCTGATTATTTAATCAAAAATCTTTCAAATCTTAAAAAACAGATAGTAGGAAAATATGTATCCAGAGAGCAAACTTTccctttagaaaaaaaataaaaacattatatataatatattactgTACCATAACAGTGATATTCCAGAATACCATGTCTAGATTATTAATGTCAAAGCCAATATCAGCTCTATAATGAAACATAGAAATTGCTcacagtgtgttaacacacttaAGTATGCCCCCTTTCATAtacaatttcaattcaattttatttatatagcgccataacaatacaattgtctctaggcgcgttagagcccagagcctgaatgacacacaatgacacagaaaaaaatgaatgagataCATGTACAGCAAATGTAgtaaacatgtgttttttttattctgtgccTTTTATAGTACATGTGTACAATATGTATAAAATTCCTTCAAAAGGAATTATATCAAAAGTGACTATAGATAAATGTTTTATCATTGTGTGTGCTCCTTGGGAATCGAACCCTTAACCTTGGTGATCAGCAGGAACACATTTCCATCATTGTAAAGATGTATGGGCATATTAGGTCTGTATGTTCATTACTCAGTATGGTgataaaatgaatgtaaaaaaatatatattttttgtcatattatGTGCTACTACACAATTACGATTTGTGATGCAAATATTAGAAATGTCAGGTCTGTTACAAAACACATCTCAATGTTATTTTGCATTGAACCTTTGTATATGGGGCCAGAAATTCCACATATCAATTATACACAGAAGTGCTTGAACCTTATTCTGTacaaataaaagtatttttttgaGGTCTCCAGGTGAAATGTCTTGAATATAAACTATTATTATATCATTCTCAAAACCTTTCCACTATGTTGTATAGTTTCCTGCAGAATTTcatacaaccccaaatcagaaggAGTTGGGACTGTatgttcaattaaaaaaaaaactgaaaacagttaTTTGTAAATTTTATTTGtcctgtattacattgaaaacaatacaacagaacattatttgatgttttacctcattaattgtattgtttttttttcaaaataaacaattcttgcaacatatttcaacacaatggtgccccttgacggtaaatcgtaagaattgtcccctgatgCAATTCGGAACACCTCAGTCTAagtcaactatgttgatgggccgacagttaCCGGgaacccaaactgctacagcgttggtaaccttttcacagaCTGGTCTAGTtgttttcctagagaagtcgtggagtgtgggttggcgaccatctaacctgggactgctttctgtcgggtgctttgcattaaggtgatagcttaattcattttgacaaatgctacatacaactttagttttgttgattgttccatcattttgcctcttaaacagaaactttctgcccaacaatccctcagctctctccatcttccactaccgtctctgtctctcctatctaactgactgcaggcacgtgGCGGTTTCGTTAcaggggtcaacgcacaccggaagtaaacaaagttgcgttaactgcgttaaaacgTTTTTATAAGTTTTATTCGTGTCATTGTGTCATGCTGATGCAAGCACGGTACTGTTCTTCTAaggtcttctttttcttttctttattccaCCAGTTTTCTTTGCTTCTGCTCCTAGCGCTTTTGAGATAACGACACCACCGCAAATTTCACACGTCCTGATGCCATGCAGTGCTCTTGTAAAAACCTTCACAATGCCCTCAGTAGGACTTGTTTTTCATTCCTTTTCCCCATTGAAATTAATGGGGAAACACTCTGGAGAATTTGGTAAGAAAGAGCTTCCGCAAATACATTCTCTGTGCCCTTTTTGTGGCGGATCACCAGGTTATAACTCTGAATGATCAGAGACCAACGCATTAGTCGCTGGTTGTGGTTATACATGCGGTGCAGAAACACCAGCGGATTGTGGTCCGTGTAGATAACCAACAGCTCCACACTAGACCCAACATAGACCTCGAAAAATTGGAGCGCTAACAGCAAAGCCAATGTCTCCTGGTCGATCGTAGAATAGCGCATTTGGCTACTATTAAACTTCTTCAAGAAGTAGCCTTCAGGATGGACCAAACCCTCGGAATCCATCTGAGTCCGAACCGCACCAGCGCCAATACAACTTGTATTGACTTCAACAGAAAAGGGTTTACTAACATCAGGAGCACTAAGTACTGGGGCAATACACAGGAGTGCTTTACAGCTTTCAAAGGCAGTTTGACATCTATTCGACCACACAAACTGTACCAAGGGACTGATCAAGTCAGTCAGTGGGGCCGCAACTGAAGAAAAGTTCCTACAGAATCCTCGGTAGTAACCTGTTATCCTGAGGAATCGGCGTAACTCCCGCCGAGTGGTCGGCACTGGGAAAGATGTGATGGCTGTGACCTTGGCCTCCAGGCGACGCACTTGGCCTCCGCCCAATTGTTTACCCAAGCTGGTCAAACATGTCCACATGGGCAGGCCACTCTGACGAGTGTATTACTACATCATCCAAGTACGCAGTGCAGTTTGGCACACCACTAAAAACAATATTCACTAGCCTTTGGAAGGGGCCGGAGAGTTTCTCATTCCAAAATCCATCACTGAATATTGCAGAAAATTGTCAGGAGTCACAAAAGCACTTATAGCAGAAGCACGAAGTGAAAGGGGAACTAGCCAATATCCTTTCAATAAGTCTAATTTAGTGACATAGAGAGCTGATCCTATTGTATCCACGCAATCATCTACCCGGGGCATAGAAAACGAGTCAGGTACATGGTTTACCTTACGATAATCTGAGCAAAATCTAACAATAGCGTCAGGCTTCGGAACCAATAAGCAAGGAGAACTACATGGAcaggagctgtgctgtgctaaatTATGTTCCAGTAAATAATCGACTTCCTGTTTCATTATGGTACTTTTAGCTGCATTGACTCCGTATGGATGCTGCTTAATAGGCCTGGACTCACCCACCTCTATGTCATGTTCTAGCACAGTAGTGCGGGTAGGCAGCTCCTTAAACAGACAGGGGAACTCAGAGATAAGGTGGAGTAGGTTAGCTTCCTGCTCCTTGCTTAAATGAGGCATTAAATATGGAAGGTTCACCAACATTTCCAAATTGGATAACCGAGGGGTCTGTTGCTGGGCTTTTTGCAAACTCAGGCCAATTCTCATCACTCACTGTGAGAGAAGTACTAGAGCTCAAAGCTACTGGCACCGCAGCTGCAACAGTGGCCACAAGGGGCGCATTGTGTGTCTCAGGCTTGATGTTGCCTCTAGGATAGTAATGTTTTTAACATATTAATATGATACACTCTGGTTTTCCGTCTTCTATCAGGGGTCCTGACAAACATAGTCGGTAGCACTGAACTTCCTGTCAATGGTGTAAGGTCCTGAGAAACAAGCACTCATAGAAGTACCAGGAATTGGCAATAACACTAAAACCAGGTCACCTGGTTGTAGAGAACATTGTGGAAGTGCCTTCAATATTCATTGTTATGCAACAGAGAGACTCTCCCTGGCGATACCGCAAGCCTCGTGCAATCGTTCTCGAAAGCAACTCACATAGGACAGCACGTTTCGCTGGGTGGGCAAACTCTCGCCTGTTAGCTGATCCTTTAACACTCTCAAAGGGCCTCTCACGGTGTGACCAAATACCAGCTCTGCTGGCCTAAAACCCAGTGACTCTTGCACTATTTATCTTACTGCAAATAGAGCCAAGGGAACGCCTTCATCCCATCCCTACCACTCTCCATTACGTACTTGTGTAAGGGGCCGGAAAGGCAAATACTAAGAATTACCACTAGGGAATAGTGAAGTAGCCAACTACGCCAGCCCAAAAGGGCAGTTATTAAACTGAATTAGGTTTAGCACAGGTTCGTTCAAGCTTGTGgctggttaaaacacacacacacacacacaataggcaaAAGTACAATATTGCAATTTAATGTCACAATagtaaaaacagacacaaaaatacCAACAAGGGACAGTGGGCAGTCCACTAGTCCCCAATAAATAGGTACAGGCAATAAATAGTATAAATAACAGCAGGTGTTCTAAATAGCAGCTAAACACAATGTCTGACACTACAGCTCATTGGTTACGTTttgtacacacaagcacagcaccCTTATATTATGCCACTACAACactgtttacatgcacaacactcGTGATTACTGCACACTGTTAAGTTTACAAAGGCTACCCATTACACTTGCACAACACTGACTTAAATGTCTGATGTCATCTTTCGAGTGCCCCCTGAGACTCAGGGTTTGGTTCAATTCGACTGTACCAAATAAAAACATAGTTACTTCTTAAAATaactaaaatgttaaaaagctATGTAAAGGATAAACTTTCAATGTTATTCAAGTGGAACACCATAGTTACCAGAGACAAACCTAATTTTCTGGTGCAGTAAATGCATCTCCATCTcaaaacttttattttcatgaaaaaaatagAGCTGACATCTACTCCCACAGGTCACACCGCAGCGAGTGCCAGAATGgctgctgaaacatttaacatttaagcaAATATGTAGGCTTTACATTTTCGTTTCAGTACCTAGCCCGTGAATGTGCAAATGTATTACATTAGACAAATTTAGATTATGAAATTGAATGTGGCATGGCATGTTACGCATGTTTGGACATTTTACATGCTAGGCCTAAATAAATTCTCTAAAATGGGTGCGTTTATGGGATATACTGATACAGACATAAATAGTAAAACTATGATGCTTTCTTTTTTACAAGCTCAAAATCACATACCCTAAATAACTATATAACAGCCAGTTCAAATGGATGTGGCTTGGGCAACATGTCTAACAGGCTGGAATTATGTGTAAATGAATTTAATTGTttttgaacaacagaagaaacaATATGGTTTATTCCTTGGGAAAGCGCTCCTGACAAACACCTCACAGATATTTGTCATCTTCTTATATTAGCTGGCCCAGCCCACTGCATTTGACTGGATGTTAATCCAAAGTACACAGCTACAAATCACAGATGTCTGCACACTGGACCACGTTCAGTCTGAATGCCAccaaaatacaacaaatacatttcatGGTGCTTCTGATGCCCCAATGTCCAGCTGTAGGACAACGTTTGTTCTAGTGGCTGAACACTTTGAAAGTTACTTGCTTggctattattatttttttaaataattattattatggtaAGGGAGGGTTTTACCCAAGCCTGTATTATAATGGCCCAGGATAACCAGTTGTGACAGCTCTACCAACCAAGTGATCACAGttgatttttcttttgtggTGGTTTCATCCAATACTGCAGTGAGGCAAATTCCGGCCAGGTGGTTTCACTGTTCATGTGATAATTAGAGTCATTCACATCTCTGCCAGATCTGCactgccctccacacacacttcccctggCTTCCAATTGCAAATGCAAACTTCACAGGTTGTTAACTTCTGGGAATCAGTGAGATTTTCAGGCATTCATGGGGACGATTTATTGACACATTTTTAAGATTGTGTGACAGTGGAGAGGTAATTTGTTAGGATAAATTTAAAtgtcgactacgccacctaGGTAGTCACCCTAGGACTAAAATAGACTGAGCTTTGCTTTCGTTctaacaaggcaaacacaagttCGTCACACTCTTAGGCCAGAGACATGGGTTCCagaaaaatataatttattcaCGGGAAtacaaacaggaaaaagagTACAGGGAAATGCCAGCACCGGCTGTTGCCTCTCACAAACAACCAAACCGTTATTTTCAGTacatatatacgtacatacactaaacacacactgtagataCATACAATGTTGGCCAGTGGGCTATGACCCCAATATGAAACAGGTAGGATGGCCAGAGCCTTACTGAgattcaggggtgcaaactcatcagggatcaaaaaggtgacaacgatgcgaacctcCGAGGAGGCTCCGGcgcatgctccccgggggaatatatataagaacattttcaatgcattttcaagttcaatgcatcaatctggtgcactttgacaactaaat
Coding sequences within:
- the LOC105899827 gene encoding olfactory receptor 10J1-like is translated as MENETTPSYFFFTLFKGYENVRIIYFLLTVIVYLLIILFNLSIILVVFKDKSLHEPMYLLISCLLLNSLYGSSALFPRLSVDLLSKTHAISRPACFTQIFVIYTYAISEYTVLTMMAYDRYVAICQPLQYHNIMTQRRTYQLILCAFSWSIFWMTLVIYFSIRLPLCGSQIPRVYCSNWSVVRLSCVTTAANNVLGLFVTVTTIFLPAGFILFTYIRILIVCHKSTSEFRGKALQTCLPHIVNFVTYSLATFSDIALSRYEPGQIGNAIVLIISLEFILIPPLLNPLIYGLNLPDIRKKILSLII